From a single Couchioplanes caeruleus genomic region:
- a CDS encoding SCO0607 family lipoprotein, with product MRTRMISTVSVAGLAALFLLGGCAQDAMCSSGEYPVKAVRSTTGGACVANGENPPAGYVRYPAGKVPKHVDDKWDKYWSEHMLDEKGNEIAQ from the coding sequence ATGCGTACGCGAATGATCTCGACGGTGTCCGTGGCCGGCCTGGCCGCACTGTTCCTGCTCGGCGGCTGCGCCCAGGACGCGATGTGCTCCTCGGGCGAATACCCGGTCAAGGCGGTCCGCAGCACAACCGGCGGCGCGTGCGTCGCGAACGGCGAGAACCCGCCGGCGGGCTACGTGCGCTATCCCGCGGGCAAGGTCCCGAAGCACGTCGACGACAAGTGGGACAAGTACTGGTCGGAGCACATGCTCGACGAGAAGGGCAACGAGATCGCCCAGTGA
- a CDS encoding sensor histidine kinase: MHITRWFGSPGRRGFALAGAVLTLGLGTGAAAATGLADAHRDAAAATLELRTATVRGALDTTFQHYADTVDAIVAAAATLPPAGLARTVTRLVAHPPAGAQQIVLIDAEQAVLVQRSLDGTTPAPRTHLDPEPALAAALTRSRDTGRPAAGPARVLPADRDLPPAHRQQAFDLVAPVHDGTFRGWVVVSVRAGDLLAESLRAAGVTGVTTALTSTGAEGTTREIARWPSGAPLDGTGATIDVALAGHTWQVLVHPVPETAGDAAATAAMLGAVTLSFLLAGTVLAAETRRHKVAGRVRRYSAAGQVRAQATELADGSARTDLTDFAAAAGEHLLSPLHAIAGYSELLREETGPHLDEASRGFLERIGGNTRRLLGTVDELVAYASAKDAALKPEPVDTTTLALGVVAARLDAIEGRRPCIDVADLPPVLADAELTGEVLGRLVDNAARFVRPGATATITIGAREHSPGWWRIEVADRGIGVPDDHRARIFAPFHRAPSAHGYPGPGLGLAVCRGIIGRHGGEIGCDPNPGGGSIFWFTVPATTAAPAAGPELLAADLT; encoded by the coding sequence GTGCACATCACCCGGTGGTTCGGCTCCCCTGGCCGGCGCGGCTTCGCCCTCGCGGGCGCCGTGCTGACCCTGGGGCTGGGCACCGGGGCCGCCGCGGCCACGGGGCTCGCCGACGCCCACCGCGACGCGGCCGCCGCCACCCTCGAGCTGCGGACCGCGACCGTACGCGGCGCGCTCGACACGACGTTCCAGCACTACGCCGACACCGTCGACGCGATCGTCGCGGCCGCCGCGACGCTGCCGCCCGCCGGCCTGGCCCGGACCGTGACCCGGCTGGTCGCCCACCCGCCCGCGGGCGCGCAGCAGATCGTGCTGATCGACGCCGAGCAGGCCGTCCTCGTCCAGCGCAGCCTCGACGGCACCACCCCGGCGCCGCGTACGCACCTGGACCCCGAGCCCGCCCTCGCCGCCGCCCTGACCCGCTCCCGGGACACCGGCCGCCCGGCCGCCGGGCCCGCGCGCGTGCTGCCCGCCGACCGCGACCTCCCGCCCGCGCACCGCCAGCAGGCCTTCGACCTGGTCGCGCCGGTGCACGACGGCACGTTCCGCGGCTGGGTCGTGGTCAGCGTCCGGGCCGGCGACCTGCTCGCGGAATCCCTGCGCGCCGCCGGGGTGACCGGCGTGACCACCGCCCTGACCTCGACCGGGGCCGAGGGCACCACCCGCGAGATCGCGCGCTGGCCGTCCGGCGCCCCGCTCGACGGGACCGGCGCCACCATCGACGTGGCGCTGGCCGGCCACACCTGGCAGGTGCTGGTCCACCCCGTGCCGGAGACCGCCGGGGACGCCGCCGCGACCGCCGCGATGCTCGGCGCGGTGACGCTCAGCTTCCTGCTCGCCGGCACCGTGCTGGCCGCGGAGACCCGCCGGCACAAGGTCGCGGGCCGGGTGCGCCGCTACTCCGCCGCCGGACAGGTCCGCGCGCAGGCGACCGAGCTCGCCGACGGCTCCGCCCGCACCGACCTCACCGACTTCGCCGCGGCGGCCGGCGAGCACCTGCTCAGCCCGCTGCACGCCATCGCCGGCTACAGCGAGCTGCTCCGGGAGGAGACCGGCCCGCACCTGGACGAGGCGTCGCGCGGGTTCCTCGAGCGCATCGGCGGCAACACCCGGCGCCTGCTGGGCACGGTCGACGAGCTGGTCGCGTACGCATCGGCCAAGGACGCCGCGCTCAAGCCGGAACCGGTCGACACCACCACGCTGGCGCTCGGCGTCGTCGCGGCCCGCCTCGACGCGATCGAGGGCCGGCGGCCGTGCATCGACGTCGCGGACCTGCCCCCGGTGCTGGCCGACGCCGAGCTGACCGGCGAGGTCCTCGGCCGGCTCGTCGACAACGCCGCCCGCTTCGTCCGGCCGGGCGCAACGGCCACCATCACGATCGGCGCGCGCGAGCACTCCCCCGGCTGGTGGCGCATCGAGGTCGCGGACCGCGGGATCGGCGTACCGGACGACCACCGCGCCCGCATCTTCGCCCCGTTCCACCGGGCGCCGTCCGCGCACGGCTACCCGGGGCCTGGCCTGGGGCTCGCCGTCTGCCGCGGCATCATCGGGCGCCACGGCGGTGAGATCGGCTGCGACCCGAACCCGGGCGGCGGCAGCATCTTCTGGTTCACCGTGCCGGCCACGACGGCAGCCCCGGCGGCCGGCCCCGAGCTGCTCGCCGCCGACCTGACCTGA
- a CDS encoding GNAT family N-acetyltransferase, whose product MLRRWRDQDLDGFAAITAQPEVMRFIHDGRTLDRPATAERLAVYRRHWDEHGFGLYAVEIKETGELAGFTGLAVPAFLPEIMPAVEIGWRLGRAYWGRGLATEAARAVVAQARAGLGLRRLVSVHVVGNEASARVMIKLGMSLERETVQPDTGRRVRVYAMDL is encoded by the coding sequence GTGTTGCGTCGTTGGCGGGACCAGGATCTGGATGGGTTCGCCGCCATCACCGCCCAGCCCGAGGTGATGCGCTTCATCCACGACGGGCGCACGCTGGACCGGCCCGCGACCGCCGAGCGTCTGGCCGTCTATCGGCGGCACTGGGACGAGCACGGCTTCGGCCTGTACGCGGTGGAGATCAAGGAGACCGGTGAGCTGGCCGGGTTCACCGGGCTGGCGGTGCCGGCGTTCCTGCCCGAGATCATGCCGGCCGTGGAGATCGGCTGGCGGCTCGGCCGGGCGTACTGGGGCCGGGGTCTGGCCACCGAGGCGGCCCGGGCCGTGGTCGCCCAGGCCCGCGCCGGGCTCGGCCTGCGGCGGCTGGTCAGCGTCCACGTCGTCGGCAATGAGGCGTCCGCGCGGGTGATGATCAAGCTGGGGATGTCGCTGGAGCGGGAGACCGTGCAGCCGGACACCGGCCGCCGGGTCCGCGTCTACGCGATGGACCTGTAG
- a CDS encoding 3-hydroxybutyrate dehydrogenase yields MTTAEVVRLDLSGRTALVTGAGSGIGRACAVRLAAAGARVLAVDVDEAAARQVAAAVGGRAIAADLSDPDAVDGLDADVDVLVNNAGLQFVAPLPEFPPERFRHLQAVMLEAPFRLVRRVLPHMYARGWGRVVNISSVHGLIASPYKAAYVAAKHGLEGLSKVVALEGAGRGVTSNCIDPAFVRTPLVDRQIADQAALHGIPESEVVETVMLERAAIKRLVEPEEVAELAAYLCTPVAALITGASIPLDGGWTAH; encoded by the coding sequence ATGACAACGGCAGAGGTGGTCCGGCTGGACCTGTCGGGGCGTACGGCGCTGGTCACCGGCGCCGGGAGCGGCATCGGGCGGGCGTGCGCGGTACGGCTCGCAGCGGCGGGCGCGCGGGTGCTCGCGGTGGACGTCGACGAGGCGGCGGCCCGGCAGGTCGCGGCGGCCGTGGGAGGCCGGGCGATCGCCGCGGACCTGTCCGACCCGGACGCGGTGGACGGGCTCGACGCGGACGTCGACGTGCTCGTCAACAACGCCGGGCTGCAGTTCGTCGCGCCGCTGCCGGAATTCCCCCCGGAACGGTTCCGGCACCTGCAGGCGGTCATGCTGGAGGCGCCGTTCCGGCTGGTGCGCCGGGTGCTGCCGCACATGTACGCCCGCGGGTGGGGCCGGGTCGTCAACATCTCCTCGGTGCACGGGCTGATCGCGTCGCCGTACAAGGCCGCGTACGTCGCCGCCAAGCACGGGCTGGAAGGCCTGTCGAAGGTGGTGGCGCTCGAAGGGGCCGGCCGGGGCGTCACCTCGAACTGCATCGACCCGGCCTTCGTGCGTACCCCGCTGGTCGACCGGCAGATCGCCGACCAGGCGGCGCTGCACGGCATCCCGGAGTCGGAGGTCGTGGAGACGGTCATGCTGGAGCGAGCCGCGATCAAGCGTCTGGTCGAGCCGGAGGAGGTCGCGGAGCTCGCCGCGTACCTGTGCACCCCGGTGGCCGCCCTGATCACCGGGGCCTCGATTCCCCTCGACGGCGGCTGGACGGCGCACTGA
- a CDS encoding VOC family protein, with protein sequence MQIDLVAVIVDEYDLAIAFFAGVLGFDLVEDSPSVTNDGRPKRWVVVRPPGAQTGLLLARADGERQAAAIGDQAAGRVGFFLRVDDFDGAYRRMTEAGVTFVRGPRAEPYGRVAVFLDVAGNRWDLLGAP encoded by the coding sequence GTGCAGATCGACCTGGTTGCCGTGATCGTTGACGAGTACGACCTGGCCATCGCCTTCTTCGCCGGTGTCCTCGGCTTCGATCTCGTCGAGGATTCACCGTCGGTCACCAATGACGGGCGGCCCAAGCGGTGGGTGGTCGTTCGGCCTCCGGGCGCGCAGACGGGTCTGCTGCTCGCTCGTGCGGACGGGGAACGGCAGGCTGCGGCGATCGGTGATCAGGCGGCCGGCCGGGTCGGGTTCTTTCTTCGGGTCGACGACTTCGACGGGGCGTACCGGAGGATGACGGAAGCCGGGGTGACGTTCGTTCGTGGCCCTCGTGCCGAACCGTACGGACGGGTCGCGGTCTTTCTCGACGTCGCCGGCAACCGGTGGGATCTCCTCGGGGCCCCCTGA
- a CDS encoding pyridoxal phosphate-dependent aminotransferase codes for MVAQASRLKNVRYDIRGPVLRRAQELESAGHRILKLNLGNPAPWGLATPEPIVADMVHNLADAEGYSDARGIYSARVAVAQYYQTLGVESVQPDDVLLGNGVSELIVMSLQALLNTGDEVLVPSPDYPLWTGAVTLCGGRPVHYRCEESLGWEPDLEHVAAQITPNTRAMVIINPNNPTGAVYSRQTLLGLLDIARRHDLLVLADEIYDKILYDDARHECAAALAPDLLVLTMSGLSKTYRAAGFRSGWMALSGPLHRAGEYVEGLQLLANMRLCPNVPAQHAVQTALGGFQSIKTLIRPGGRLYEQRNHAWRKINDIPGVDCVKPDGALYLFARLDPEVHKIRDDQRLIIDLLEQQLMLLSHGTGFNLRTPDHIRMVFLAPVDVLDDATDRLRRFLETYRQ; via the coding sequence ATGGTGGCGCAGGCGAGCAGGCTCAAGAACGTCCGGTACGACATCCGCGGCCCGGTGCTGCGGCGGGCTCAGGAGCTGGAGAGCGCCGGCCACCGGATCCTCAAGCTGAACCTCGGCAACCCCGCGCCGTGGGGGCTCGCCACACCCGAGCCCATCGTCGCTGACATGGTGCACAACCTGGCCGACGCCGAGGGGTACAGCGACGCGCGGGGCATCTACTCGGCCCGGGTCGCGGTCGCGCAGTATTACCAGACGCTCGGCGTCGAAAGCGTCCAGCCCGACGACGTGCTGCTGGGCAACGGCGTCTCGGAGCTCATCGTGATGTCGTTGCAGGCGCTGCTCAACACCGGCGACGAGGTGCTCGTGCCGAGCCCCGACTACCCGCTGTGGACGGGCGCGGTGACGCTGTGCGGGGGTCGCCCGGTGCACTACCGCTGCGAGGAGTCGCTGGGCTGGGAGCCGGACCTGGAGCACGTCGCGGCGCAGATCACGCCGAACACCCGGGCCATGGTGATCATCAACCCGAACAACCCGACCGGCGCGGTCTACTCGCGCCAGACGCTGCTCGGCCTGCTCGACATCGCGCGCCGGCACGACCTGCTGGTCCTGGCCGACGAGATCTACGACAAGATCCTGTACGACGACGCCCGGCACGAGTGCGCGGCGGCGCTCGCCCCGGACCTGCTGGTGCTGACGATGAGCGGCTTGTCGAAGACGTACCGGGCGGCGGGCTTCCGCTCCGGCTGGATGGCGCTCAGCGGCCCGCTGCACCGGGCCGGCGAGTACGTGGAGGGTCTCCAGCTGCTGGCCAACATGCGGCTGTGCCCGAACGTGCCCGCGCAGCACGCCGTACAGACCGCGCTGGGCGGCTTCCAGAGCATCAAGACGCTGATCCGCCCGGGCGGGCGCCTCTACGAGCAGCGCAACCACGCCTGGCGCAAGATCAACGACATCCCCGGCGTGGACTGCGTGAAGCCCGACGGCGCCCTGTACCTCTTCGCCCGGCTGGACCCCGAGGTCCACAAGATCCGCGACGACCAGCGGCTCATCATCGACCTGCTGGAGCAGCAGCTGATGCTGCTCTCCCACGGCACGGGCTTCAACCTGCGCACCCCGGACCACATCAGGATGGTGTTCCTCGCGCCGGTGGACGTCCTCGACGACGCCACCGACCGCCTGCGCCGCTTCCTGGAGACGTACCGGCAGTAG